The following are encoded together in the Naumannella cuiyingiana genome:
- a CDS encoding glycoside hydrolase family 65 protein, whose protein sequence is MHKYPSPHTPPPALDPMDRTRFPVDEWGLVEDYYSGEDLGVTETLFAVGNGYLGMRGTPVEGRDTYAHGTFINGFHETWRIEHAEDAFGLARVGQTIVNVPDTKVMKIYVDDEPLLLADADLEEYSRVLSFRDGMLTRELIWRTGSGKRVRIRTRRMVSFAERHVALMTMTVELLDGDAPIVISSQVLNRQDGKDEYHVRSAAMGEGTDPRKAESFDRRVLEPQFKEVVNETRLLLGYRTAESKMTLAVGAEHLIRTENSYKIFSEAEDDSAKSVFRVDAREGVPIELDKVVTYHTSRGVPVRELVDRCRRTLDRVRVDGVESLFERQRELLDGFWDRSDVIIHGQPEVQQAVRWNLFQLAQAGLRAETQGVPAKGMTGSGYGGHYFWDTEVYVLPFFTYTTPRVTRNALRFRYRMLEAARKRAGELAQLGALYPWRTINGEEASAFFAAGTAQYHIDADVSYALMRYFAATQDWDFMIREGAEILVETARLWEDLGFWRANGDKSFHIHSVTGPDEYTTVVNDNLFTNVMAMFNLDAAAKVLAAIHERDPEAYERIARQLNLSDAEVDSWRRAADAMFVPFDPELGVHPQDLHFLEREVWDLDHTPDDQRPLMLHYHPLVIYRFQVLKQADVVLAMYLRGDYFSEAEKRANFEYYDPITTGDSTLSAVVQSIVAAEVGYHELALRYFYAGLFVDLDDRHGNASDGVHVASAGGIWSCLVAGFGGMRDFGGDLTFDPRLPSEWEGLTFRLRWHDSRILVELSQDKIVFTVTDGEPVRLAVRGEKITVEPGAPREVPLDGQGNRIGGNVGTLPMVAGKREDGSTITSTVPRTRLDFGASGPAAT, encoded by the coding sequence GAGGACCTCGGCGTGACCGAGACGTTGTTCGCCGTCGGCAACGGCTATCTCGGGATGCGGGGTACGCCGGTCGAGGGCCGCGACACCTATGCCCACGGCACCTTCATCAACGGCTTCCACGAGACCTGGCGGATCGAGCACGCCGAGGATGCCTTCGGCCTGGCGCGGGTCGGGCAGACGATCGTGAACGTGCCGGACACCAAGGTGATGAAGATCTACGTCGACGACGAGCCGCTGCTGCTCGCCGACGCCGATCTCGAGGAGTATTCCCGCGTCCTCAGCTTCCGCGACGGCATGCTCACCCGCGAGCTGATCTGGCGTACCGGCTCGGGCAAGCGGGTACGCATCCGGACCCGACGGATGGTCTCCTTCGCCGAGCGCCATGTCGCGCTGATGACCATGACCGTCGAGCTGCTGGACGGGGACGCGCCGATCGTGATCTCCAGCCAGGTGCTGAACCGCCAGGACGGCAAGGACGAGTACCACGTCCGGTCGGCGGCGATGGGTGAGGGCACGGACCCGCGCAAGGCCGAGAGCTTCGACCGTCGGGTGCTGGAGCCGCAGTTCAAGGAGGTCGTCAACGAGACCCGGCTGCTGCTCGGCTACCGGACCGCGGAGTCGAAGATGACCCTGGCCGTCGGCGCCGAGCACCTGATCCGCACCGAGAACAGCTACAAGATCTTTTCCGAGGCCGAGGACGATTCGGCCAAGTCGGTGTTCCGGGTCGATGCGCGCGAGGGCGTACCGATCGAGCTGGACAAGGTGGTCACCTACCACACCTCGCGCGGCGTTCCGGTGCGCGAGCTGGTCGACCGCTGCCGGCGGACACTGGACCGGGTACGCGTGGACGGTGTGGAGAGCCTGTTCGAGCGGCAGCGCGAGCTGCTGGACGGCTTCTGGGATCGCTCCGATGTGATCATCCACGGCCAGCCCGAGGTGCAACAGGCCGTGCGCTGGAACCTGTTCCAGCTCGCGCAGGCGGGGCTGCGGGCCGAGACCCAGGGCGTACCGGCCAAGGGCATGACCGGCTCCGGCTACGGCGGGCACTACTTCTGGGACACCGAGGTCTATGTGCTGCCGTTCTTCACCTACACGACCCCGCGGGTGACCCGGAATGCGCTGCGTTTTCGCTACCGAATGCTGGAGGCCGCGCGGAAGCGGGCGGGTGAGCTGGCCCAGCTCGGCGCGCTGTATCCGTGGCGGACGATCAACGGCGAGGAGGCGTCGGCCTTCTTCGCCGCGGGGACCGCGCAGTACCACATCGACGCCGACGTGAGTTATGCGCTGATGCGCTACTTCGCCGCCACCCAGGACTGGGACTTCATGATCAGGGAGGGCGCGGAGATCCTGGTCGAGACCGCCCGGCTGTGGGAGGACCTCGGCTTCTGGCGCGCCAACGGCGACAAGTCCTTCCACATCCACAGCGTCACCGGCCCGGACGAGTACACCACCGTGGTGAACGACAACCTGTTCACCAATGTGATGGCGATGTTCAACCTGGACGCGGCGGCGAAGGTGCTGGCCGCCATCCATGAGCGCGATCCGGAGGCCTACGAGCGGATCGCCCGGCAGCTCAACCTGTCCGATGCCGAGGTGGACTCCTGGCGCCGGGCCGCGGACGCGATGTTCGTCCCGTTCGATCCCGAGCTCGGCGTACATCCCCAGGACCTGCACTTCCTTGAGCGCGAGGTCTGGGATCTTGATCACACGCCCGATGATCAACGCCCGTTGATGTTGCACTACCACCCGCTGGTGATCTACCGCTTCCAGGTGCTCAAGCAGGCCGATGTGGTGCTGGCCATGTACCTGCGCGGTGACTACTTCTCCGAGGCGGAGAAGCGGGCGAACTTCGAGTACTACGACCCGATCACCACCGGCGACTCGACCCTGTCGGCGGTCGTCCAGTCGATCGTGGCGGCCGAGGTCGGCTATCACGAGCTGGCGCTGCGCTATTTCTATGCCGGGCTGTTCGTCGATCTGGATGATCGGCACGGCAATGCCAGCGACGGCGTGCACGTGGCATCGGCGGGCGGCATCTGGTCCTGCCTGGTCGCGGGCTTCGGCGGGATGCGCGATTTCGGGGGCGACCTGACCTTCGACCCGCGGCTGCCGAGCGAGTGGGAGGGGCTCACCTTCCGGCTGCGCTGGCACGACTCGCGGATCCTGGTCGAGCTCTCCCAGGACAAGATCGTTTTCACCGTCACCGACGGCGAGCCGGTACGCCTGGCCGTGCGCGGCGAGAAGATCACCGTCGAGCCCGGCGCGCCCCGCGAGGTCCCCCTCGACGGGCAGGGCAACCGGATCGGCGGCAATGTCGGCACCCTGCCGATGGTGGCCGGCAAGCGCGAGGACGGCAGCACGATCACCTCGACCGTGCCGCGTACCCGGCTGGATTTCGGCGCCTCGGGGCCGGCCGCGACCTGA
- a CDS encoding helix-turn-helix domain-containing protein, producing the protein MPARPKVSEQLGEHVSSLGEFIAAQRRSAELSLRQLAEQAGVSNPYLSQIERGLRKPSAEVLAQLAKALRVSAESLYVRAGILDPDDAAAPLDVVTVIASDQQLNPRQKQALVEVYSAFVQLNASGRPAEAQPASVPQTEQGS; encoded by the coding sequence ATGCCTGCGCGGCCGAAGGTGAGCGAGCAACTGGGGGAGCATGTCAGCTCCCTCGGGGAGTTCATCGCGGCGCAACGCAGGTCGGCGGAGCTGTCCCTGCGGCAGCTCGCCGAACAGGCCGGGGTCTCCAATCCCTACCTGAGCCAGATCGAGCGCGGACTGCGCAAGCCCTCGGCCGAGGTCTTGGCCCAGCTCGCCAAAGCGCTCCGCGTGTCCGCGGAGTCGCTGTATGTACGTGCCGGAATCCTCGACCCCGACGATGCCGCTGCTCCGCTGGACGTGGTGACGGTGATCGCGTCGGACCAGCAGCTCAACCCACGCCAGAAGCAGGCGTTGGTCGAGGTCTACTCCGCGTTCGTGCAGCTCAACGCCTCCGGCCGACCGGCCGAGGCCCAACCAGCATCTGTCCCGCAGACCGAGCAAGGGAGTTGA
- a CDS encoding sulfatase family protein yields the protein MGDPAESFLFVHLHDLGRQLGSYGAVGARSPRLDRLAAQGIRWTDAHSTAPLCSPARASLFTGRYPHEVGMDGLAHHGFGYPPGVRTMPAILGEHGYATALFGMQHESLDPATLGYAEWDTGDDRCDWVVERAGAWLDDHADRAPDQPFLLVAGMFETHRPWDDYEPVDPDTIRPPGFLPDVPAVRDDLAGMYGALERADAAIGRLLDRLAASGLADKTWVIITTDHGIAFPGAKSTLAGAGTEIALIIRPPGASGIAPAVRDDLFSGVDLLPTMLGLAGVPIPDEVSGVSHADRIRDPQHAPAPRESIFTERTYHDDYDPMRAVRTGDWAYRESYAERPRIALPLDIAESPSAAALDESARAPRPRRELYRLADDPYETTNLAEDERYAEIRDELAERLAHWRADTRDELPDEAAGNARAAEFMARWVGG from the coding sequence ATGGGCGATCCGGCCGAGAGCTTCCTGTTCGTCCATCTGCACGACCTGGGCCGCCAGCTCGGCAGCTACGGTGCGGTCGGCGCACGGAGCCCTCGGCTGGATCGCCTTGCCGCGCAGGGCATCCGCTGGACCGATGCCCATTCCACGGCCCCGCTCTGCTCGCCCGCCCGCGCGTCGTTGTTCACCGGGCGCTATCCGCACGAGGTCGGCATGGACGGCCTGGCCCACCACGGCTTCGGCTACCCGCCCGGCGTGCGCACCATGCCGGCGATCCTCGGGGAGCACGGGTACGCCACGGCGCTGTTCGGGATGCAACACGAGAGTCTTGACCCCGCCACGCTCGGCTACGCGGAGTGGGACACCGGCGACGACCGCTGCGACTGGGTCGTCGAGCGCGCCGGTGCCTGGCTCGATGATCATGCTGACCGTGCGCCCGATCAGCCGTTCCTGCTGGTGGCCGGGATGTTCGAGACGCACCGGCCCTGGGACGACTACGAGCCGGTCGATCCGGACACCATCCGCCCGCCCGGCTTCCTGCCCGACGTGCCGGCGGTGCGCGACGACCTGGCCGGGATGTACGGGGCGCTGGAGCGCGCGGACGCCGCGATCGGCCGCCTGCTGGACCGGCTGGCCGCCTCCGGTCTGGCCGACAAGACCTGGGTGATCATCACCACCGACCACGGGATTGCCTTCCCCGGCGCCAAATCCACCCTGGCTGGCGCCGGCACCGAGATCGCGTTGATCATCCGCCCGCCGGGAGCCTCCGGCATCGCGCCGGCCGTTCGCGACGACTTGTTCTCCGGGGTCGACCTGCTGCCGACGATGCTCGGCCTGGCCGGCGTACCCATCCCGGACGAGGTCAGCGGGGTCTCCCACGCCGATCGCATCCGCGACCCGCAGCACGCGCCGGCGCCGCGCGAGTCGATCTTCACCGAGCGCACCTATCACGACGACTATGACCCGATGCGGGCCGTGCGGACCGGCGACTGGGCGTACCGGGAGAGCTATGCCGAACGGCCGCGGATCGCGCTCCCGCTGGACATCGCCGAGAGCCCGAGCGCGGCCGCGCTGGACGAGTCGGCCCGCGCGCCCCGCCCGCGCCGCGAGCTGTACCGCCTCGCCGACGACCCCTACGAGACAACGAATCTCGCCGAGGACGAGCGGTACGCCGAGATCCGCGACGAGCTCGCAGAACGCCTGGCGCACTGGCGTGCCGACACCCGCGACGAGTTGCCCGACGAGGCCGCCGGCAACGCCCGGGCCGCGGAGTTCATGGCCCGCTGGGTCGGCGGCTGA
- a CDS encoding MFS transporter has product MTAPRTCSVDATPPSIPATDPDTSNTFAITSSAGWTSRTWLLLVVLCGALFLDGLDISMVGVALPSIRVALGLDPSTLQWLVSGYVLGYGGLLLLGGRAADLLGRRRTFLVAVAVFGIASVISGLVSSAELIIALRFIKGVAAAFTVPAGLSVITTTFAEGSARNRAFSIYSVCGASGFSLGLVFGGLLTEVDWRATLLFPGPVAIVLTVLGLLVIPRAASSAFRLAHFDLLGALTSTGSLLLLVYAVVNAPHAGWAAPSTIAMLAGAALLAVAFVIIELRHPHPLVRLGILRSVLLVHANLTGFVMFGGYAAFQFLVTLYVQEALGWSPMAMALGFLPAGILVVASATKMDKVLGRVPTVVLITLGLAFFSAAYLLFLRTEPGMSYWNFLFPTILLLGAGFAVLFPAINSQATAGVASAEQGLASGLLNTFIQVGGAVMIAVVTAIVASSGAGAAAAPGRLLPGMPTAIAVVIGLTLAGLAATGAVHLLRRRAVRA; this is encoded by the coding sequence ATGACTGCTCCCAGGACGTGCTCCGTCGACGCCACGCCGCCGTCGATCCCGGCAACCGATCCGGACACCTCGAACACCTTCGCCATCACCAGCTCCGCCGGCTGGACCTCACGGACCTGGCTGCTGCTGGTCGTTCTGTGCGGCGCGCTTTTCCTCGACGGGCTCGACATCTCGATGGTCGGCGTCGCCCTGCCGTCGATCCGGGTCGCCCTCGGGCTCGACCCGTCCACCCTGCAGTGGCTGGTCTCGGGTTACGTGCTCGGGTACGGAGGCCTGCTGCTGCTCGGCGGGCGGGCGGCCGACCTGCTGGGCCGGCGGCGTACCTTCCTGGTCGCCGTCGCTGTGTTCGGCATCGCCTCGGTGATCAGCGGGCTGGTCTCCTCGGCGGAGTTGATCATCGCGCTGCGCTTCATCAAGGGTGTCGCCGCGGCGTTCACCGTCCCGGCCGGCCTGTCGGTCATCACTACCACCTTCGCCGAGGGCTCGGCGCGCAACCGGGCGTTCTCGATCTACAGCGTCTGCGGGGCGAGCGGGTTCTCGCTGGGTCTGGTCTTCGGCGGGCTGCTGACCGAGGTCGACTGGCGTGCCACGCTGCTCTTCCCGGGTCCGGTGGCGATCGTGCTCACCGTGCTCGGTCTGCTGGTCATCCCGCGGGCCGCGTCGAGCGCCTTCCGCCTCGCGCACTTCGACCTGCTCGGGGCGCTCACCTCGACCGGGTCGCTGCTGCTCCTGGTCTACGCCGTCGTCAACGCGCCGCACGCCGGCTGGGCCGCGCCGTCCACCATCGCCATGCTCGCCGGCGCGGCGCTGCTGGCCGTCGCCTTCGTGATCATCGAGCTGCGCCACCCGCACCCGCTGGTCCGGCTGGGCATCCTGCGCTCGGTGCTGCTGGTGCACGCCAATCTGACCGGCTTCGTGATGTTCGGCGGCTACGCCGCGTTCCAGTTCCTGGTCACGCTCTATGTCCAGGAGGCGCTCGGCTGGTCGCCGATGGCGATGGCGCTGGGCTTCCTGCCGGCCGGGATCCTGGTGGTGGCGTCGGCGACCAAGATGGACAAGGTGCTGGGCCGCGTACCGACCGTGGTGTTGATCACGCTCGGGCTGGCATTCTTCTCCGCGGCGTACCTGCTCTTCCTGCGCACCGAGCCCGGGATGAGCTACTGGAACTTCCTGTTCCCGACGATCCTGCTGCTCGGCGCGGGCTTCGCGGTGCTGTTCCCGGCGATCAACTCCCAGGCGACGGCCGGGGTCGCGAGCGCCGAGCAGGGGCTGGCCTCGGGGCTGCTGAACACGTTCATCCAGGTCGGCGGCGCGGTGATGATCGCGGTGGTCACCGCGATCGTGGCGAGCTCCGGTGCGGGCGCGGCGGCGGCACCCGGCCGGCTGCTACCCGGGATGCCGACCGCGATCGCCGTGGTGATCGGCCTGACGCTGGCCGGCCTCGCCGCGACCGGCGCGGTGCACCTGCTGCGCCGCCGCGCGGTCCGGGCGTGA
- a CDS encoding MarR family winged helix-turn-helix transcriptional regulator translates to MSIDAAAGRVVDARCEDDDELATIWHDLMAKYHRVACALDRALAEHGLSGSEFDALEQLAGADGGQLRIGQLAENGHLTQSALSRLVARLERDGLVERMMCAQDRRSIFVKITAAGRARYRKARPAQRAALRAETSRCGWA, encoded by the coding sequence ATGTCGATCGATGCCGCCGCCGGACGGGTCGTCGACGCCCGCTGTGAGGACGATGACGAGCTGGCCACCATCTGGCACGACCTGATGGCGAAGTACCACCGGGTTGCGTGCGCGCTCGATCGCGCCCTGGCCGAGCACGGGCTGAGCGGCAGCGAGTTCGACGCGCTGGAGCAGTTGGCGGGCGCCGACGGCGGCCAGTTGCGGATCGGCCAGCTCGCGGAGAACGGCCACCTCACCCAGAGCGCCCTGTCCCGCCTGGTCGCGCGGCTGGAGCGCGACGGGCTGGTCGAGCGCATGATGTGCGCGCAGGACCGGCGCAGCATCTTCGTCAAGATCACCGCCGCCGGGCGGGCCCGCTACCGCAAGGCCCGGCCGGCCCAGCGCGCCGCCCTGCGCGCCGAGACCAGCCGCTGCGGCTGGGCCTGA
- the typA gene encoding translational GTPase TypA yields MPNDLSTAPSEVRRSRDDLRNVAIVAHVDHGKTTLVDAMLWQSGAFRDNQSVDDRVMDSGDLEREKGITILAKNTAVEHRTPAGDSVTINIIDTPGHADFGGEVERGLEMVDGVVLLVDASEGPLPQTRFVLRKALAKKLPIIVVVNKVDRPDARISAVVEETYDLFMDLLDDDAADDALDFPVVFASAKAGRASLTQPGDGDMPDSDDLGPLFATILDHIPAPSYVEGAPLQAHVTNLDASPYLGRLALCRVVAGELNRNQLVAWCRADGSVRNVKLSELLITKALTREPADHAGPGDIVAIAGIDEITIGETLSDPENPQPLPLITVDEPSISMTIGINTSPLAGKSGKNLTARLVKARLDQELIGNVSIRVNPTERPDTWEVQGRGELQLAVLVETMRREGFELTIGKPEVVTREIDGKLHEPVERLTIDVPEEHMGTVTQLLGTRRGRLEQMINHGTGWVRLEYLVPARGLIGFRTEFLTETRGTGLMHHVFEEYQPWFGELRTRPTGSLVADRSGVVTAYALFNLQERGTMFVAPGAEVYEGMIVGENSRADDMDVNPTKEKKLTNVRSSTGEELERLIPARLLNMEQALEFCRGDECLEVTPDGVRIRKTLLAANDRSKARNRARG; encoded by the coding sequence ATGCCCAACGACCTGTCCACCGCGCCTTCCGAGGTACGCCGCAGCCGTGACGATCTGCGCAATGTCGCAATCGTCGCGCACGTCGACCACGGCAAGACCACCCTGGTCGACGCGATGCTGTGGCAGTCCGGCGCCTTCCGCGACAACCAGTCCGTCGACGACCGGGTGATGGACTCCGGCGACCTGGAGCGGGAGAAGGGCATCACCATCCTCGCCAAGAACACGGCGGTCGAGCACCGCACGCCGGCGGGCGATTCCGTGACGATCAACATCATCGACACCCCGGGCCACGCCGACTTCGGCGGCGAGGTGGAGCGCGGGCTGGAGATGGTCGACGGTGTGGTGCTGCTGGTCGACGCCTCGGAGGGCCCGCTGCCGCAGACCCGGTTCGTGCTGCGCAAGGCGCTGGCGAAGAAGCTGCCGATCATCGTGGTGGTGAACAAGGTGGACCGGCCCGATGCGCGGATCTCGGCGGTGGTCGAGGAGACCTACGACCTGTTCATGGACCTGCTGGACGACGACGCCGCCGACGATGCGCTGGACTTCCCGGTGGTGTTCGCGTCGGCGAAGGCGGGGCGGGCGTCGCTGACCCAGCCGGGCGACGGCGATATGCCGGACAGCGACGATCTCGGGCCGCTGTTCGCGACGATCCTCGATCACATCCCGGCGCCGTCCTATGTCGAGGGCGCGCCGCTGCAGGCGCACGTGACGAACCTGGACGCCTCGCCCTATCTCGGCCGGCTGGCGCTGTGCCGGGTGGTCGCGGGCGAGCTGAACCGCAACCAGCTCGTCGCCTGGTGCCGGGCCGACGGCAGCGTACGCAACGTCAAGCTGAGCGAGTTGTTGATCACCAAGGCGCTGACCCGCGAGCCGGCCGACCATGCGGGCCCCGGCGACATCGTCGCGATCGCGGGCATCGACGAGATCACCATCGGCGAGACGCTGTCGGACCCGGAGAATCCGCAGCCGCTGCCGTTGATCACCGTCGACGAGCCGTCGATCTCGATGACCATCGGCATCAACACCTCGCCGCTGGCCGGCAAGTCGGGCAAGAACCTGACCGCGCGGCTGGTGAAGGCCCGGCTTGATCAGGAGCTGATCGGCAATGTCTCGATCCGGGTGAACCCGACCGAGCGTCCCGACACCTGGGAGGTCCAGGGCCGCGGCGAGCTGCAGCTCGCGGTGCTGGTGGAGACGATGCGACGCGAGGGTTTCGAGCTGACCATCGGCAAGCCCGAGGTGGTGACCCGCGAGATCGACGGGAAGCTGCACGAGCCGGTCGAGCGGCTGACCATCGACGTGCCCGAGGAGCACATGGGCACGGTCACCCAGTTGCTCGGCACCCGCCGCGGCCGGCTGGAGCAGATGATCAACCACGGCACCGGTTGGGTACGCCTGGAGTACCTCGTGCCGGCGCGCGGGCTGATCGGCTTCCGCACCGAGTTCCTCACCGAGACCCGCGGCACGGGCCTGATGCACCATGTGTTCGAGGAGTACCAGCCGTGGTTCGGCGAGTTGCGCACGCGGCCCACGGGCTCGCTGGTGGCCGACCGTTCCGGGGTGGTCACGGCGTACGCGCTGTTCAACCTGCAGGAGCGCGGGACGATGTTCGTCGCGCCCGGGGCCGAGGTCTATGAGGGCATGATCGTCGGGGAGAACTCGCGGGCCGACGACATGGATGTCAACCCGACCAAGGAGAAGAAGCTCACCAACGTGCGCTCCTCCACCGGCGAGGAGCTGGAGCGGCTGATTCCGGCGCGGTTGCTGAACATGGAGCAGGCGCTGGAGTTCTGCCGCGGCGACGAGTGCCTGGAGGTCACCCCGGACGGGGTACGGATCCGCAAGACGCTGCTCGCGGCGAACGACCGGTCGAAGGCGCGCAACCGCGCCCGCGGCTGA
- a CDS encoding PQQ-binding-like beta-propeller repeat protein, producing MSPTALAPPPAAPTGQPARRRTEALAIALLAGLTAAAVAVSVGWLAPRPAAGPFEEFLAADGATTPVVAANGSGDTAVLTQTRPTNWYELGNTLAPALLDGLSAPDRGDRLLVARFTAPGADGPTELGFSFGEEVRLLYLSAPVGRVAYAPSVPLFTAATRRGETVTARTELRTELEPAAADLRVRNEPAPGRPGCTSAVLTPEGGDDQRYTFCPRDSPGGAGLVGIEYGGADEVTGWVAAAGPRPAVSIGGRDAAALPDWAPAAGTGSAAEVVWYRAAAEFGQIVPDVRRPLAPVGNRWLLVGPRELIVADPMPAAATRATDGDRLVTDFVTPGGWVTAAARTAGLVVTATDRGELSARTLAGEPVWSRRTDSPISELQPSGDALLATGARGGVELIDAATGATRWRTATGRLDAAPVVDDTRIAVLDNGTLVLLSAADGEQLWTVRDRTIIGVALLPGGVTVAAAGDGTVLGLGADRALLWSQSLPEPPQTVAGGGDLAVLGGPDATVALRGDGSTAWQQPGVLGIAAGPGWTALATDGRVLVLDDAGAPVRDLALPNDTTPSQAMTFGSGPDGLLVTGSTREDDTRELWWIR from the coding sequence GTGTCGCCGACCGCCCTCGCACCGCCGCCCGCGGCGCCGACCGGGCAGCCCGCCCGTCGTCGGACCGAGGCGTTGGCGATCGCGCTGCTGGCCGGCCTGACCGCAGCCGCCGTCGCGGTGTCGGTCGGCTGGCTCGCGCCGCGACCGGCGGCGGGCCCGTTCGAGGAGTTCCTGGCCGCTGACGGGGCCACCACCCCCGTCGTCGCGGCGAACGGCAGCGGCGACACCGCGGTGCTCACCCAGACCCGGCCGACCAATTGGTACGAGCTCGGCAACACCCTGGCGCCGGCGCTGCTCGACGGGTTGAGCGCGCCGGACCGGGGCGACCGGCTGCTGGTGGCCCGGTTCACCGCGCCCGGGGCCGACGGGCCGACCGAGCTCGGGTTCTCCTTCGGCGAGGAGGTACGCCTGCTCTACCTGAGCGCCCCGGTCGGGCGGGTTGCCTATGCGCCGAGCGTGCCGCTGTTCACCGCGGCCACCCGGCGCGGCGAGACCGTCACCGCCCGCACCGAGCTGAGGACCGAGCTCGAACCCGCCGCGGCCGACCTGCGGGTACGCAACGAGCCGGCGCCCGGCCGGCCCGGGTGCACGAGCGCGGTGCTGACCCCGGAGGGCGGCGACGACCAGCGCTACACGTTCTGCCCGCGGGACAGCCCGGGCGGCGCGGGCCTGGTCGGGATCGAGTACGGCGGCGCCGACGAGGTGACCGGGTGGGTCGCGGCCGCGGGCCCTCGACCGGCGGTCTCGATCGGGGGGCGAGATGCTGCGGCACTGCCGGACTGGGCCCCCGCCGCGGGGACGGGCAGCGCGGCGGAGGTGGTCTGGTACCGCGCCGCGGCCGAGTTTGGACAGATCGTTCCGGACGTCCGCCGTCCGCTGGCGCCGGTCGGAAACCGTTGGCTGCTCGTCGGGCCCCGCGAGCTGATCGTCGCCGACCCGATGCCCGCCGCGGCCACCCGGGCGACCGACGGCGACCGCCTGGTCACCGACTTCGTCACCCCGGGCGGCTGGGTCACGGCGGCGGCCCGGACCGCCGGCCTGGTCGTGACGGCGACCGACCGCGGGGAGCTGTCGGCCCGCACGCTCGCCGGGGAACCGGTCTGGTCGCGGCGGACCGACTCGCCGATCAGCGAGCTGCAGCCGAGCGGGGACGCACTGCTGGCCACCGGGGCTCGCGGCGGCGTCGAGCTGATCGATGCGGCCACCGGGGCAACCCGCTGGCGGACCGCGACCGGCCGGCTCGACGCCGCACCGGTGGTCGACGACACCCGCATCGCCGTGCTGGACAACGGCACGCTCGTGCTGTTGTCGGCGGCGGACGGCGAGCAACTGTGGACCGTGCGCGATCGCACCATCATCGGCGTGGCCCTGTTGCCGGGCGGGGTCACCGTGGCGGCCGCCGGCGACGGCACCGTCCTCGGCCTCGGCGCGGACCGCGCCCTGCTCTGGTCGCAGTCGCTGCCGGAGCCCCCGCAGACCGTCGCCGGCGGGGGCGACCTGGCCGTGCTGGGCGGCCCGGACGCCACGGTGGCGCTGCGCGGCGACGGATCGACCGCCTGGCAGCAACCCGGCGTACTCGGCATCGCCGCCGGCCCCGGCTGGACCGCGCTGGCCACCGACGGCCGGGTGCTGGTGCTGGACGATGCCGGCGCGCCGGTGCGCGACCTCGCGCTGCCGAACGACACCACCCCCAGCCAGGCGATGACCTTCGGCAGCGGCCCGGACGGGCTGCTGGTGACCGGGTCCACGCGCGAGGACGACACCCGGGAGCTGTGGTGGATCCGGTGA